From a region of the Triticum aestivum cultivar Chinese Spring chromosome 7D, IWGSC CS RefSeq v2.1, whole genome shotgun sequence genome:
- the LOC123166416 gene encoding putative F-box/kelch-repeat protein At1g15680: MEASFKRNTKPRLDDHPGATAASLFTDDLILEILSRLPARSVHRFKCVSVPWRDLIADPANRNKLPQILVGFLYMTVSDNGGGHHFASVSSDGAAAPFDPSLPYLHDYDKDEGIIQVNSCDGLLLYRRYKKNNSVTPLMKEDYFRFVVSNPITGRWVELPPLPPKPAADRSSRITSLAFNPAVSSDFHVLHFEQTFQEKYNTGVNIYSSRTGAWSHRDNEMAEKVMLFFRSRCIFVGGMLYLMGSLERNDGQHLLLGVDMEGKVWKTISLPYGRRFGTIGSLQGCLHYVIASFDDNNQISWLELWCLQDCDSKELVLKHTASYNKLMSMTRKEYMPVEIHPDCDTIFLVSCRGDTLVAYDMRHQKVGHILNLEKSNIQQFLPYVPLFSESLADADGQ; this comes from the coding sequence CTCTTCACCGATGACCTTATCCTGGAGATCCTCTCCCGCCTCCCCGCCAGGTCCGTCCACCGCTTCAAGTGCGTCTCCGTGCCATGGCGCGACCTCATCGCCGACCCCGCCAACCGCAACAAGCTGCCCCAGATCCTTGTTGGCTTCCTCTACATGACCGTCAGCGACAACGGGGGCGGCCACCACTTCGCCAGCGTCTCCAGCGACGGCGCAGCAGCCCCGTTTGATCCCTCCCTCCCTTACCTGCACGACTATGACAAGGACGAGGGAATCATCCAGGTGAATTCCTGCGATGGCCTCCTTCTCTACCGCCGCTATAAGAAAAATAACAGCGTGACCCCTTTGATGAAAGAGGATTATTTCCGTTTTGTCGTGTCCAATCCCATCACCGGGAGGTGGGTGGAGCTGCCCCCGCTACCCCCTAAGCCGGCGGCCGACAGAAGTAGCCGTATCACAAGCCTGGCTTTCAATCCGGCCGTATCATCCGACTTCCACGTTCTTCACTTTGAGCAGACCTTTCAGGAAAAGTACAACACAGGAGTTAACATTTACTCGTCGCGGACAGGAGCCTGGAGTCATAGGGATAATGAGATGGCTGAGAAAGTCATGCTATTCTTTCGGAGTAGATGCATCTTTGTTGGCGGCATGCTCTACCTCATGGGCAGCCTTGAACGCAACGACGGTCAGCATCTGTTGTTGGGGGTGGACATGGAAGGCAAAGTGTGGAAGACCATCAGTCTGCCGTACGGCCGAAGGTTTGGTACGATTGGATCGTTGCAGGGGTGCTTACACTATGTTATAGCTTCCTTCGATGATAACAACCAAATCTCTTGGTTAGAACTCTGGTGCCTTCAGGATTGCGATAGTAAAGAATTGGTACTGAAGCATACTGCCAGCTACAATAAGCTTATGAGCATGACTCGGAAGGAGTACATGCCGGTTGAGATTCATCCAGATTGCGACACCATTTTCCTGGTCTCATGCCGAGGTGATACCTTGGTAGCATATGATATGCGACATCAGAAAGTTGGACATATTCTTAATCTTGAGAAGAGCAACATACAACAGTTTCTACCCTATGTTCCTCTGTTCTCAGAGTCATTAGCAGATGCAGATGGGCAATAG